A single window of Halobacillus naozhouensis DNA harbors:
- a CDS encoding GMC family oxidoreductase: MATTLDKVEVVTVGVGWTGGIIAAELAKKGVKVVGLERGKERTTEDFQHIHDEYRYAIRYELMQDLSRETITFRNHRDDRALPMRQLGSFLLGEGLGGAGIHWNGQTWRFLPYDLEIKSMTEKKYGANKLGSDYNIQDWGITYDELEPYFYKFEQTAGISGEENEFSAPRNNPYPNPPMKETPITKRFKDAAKTLKLSPFHMPSGNMSQTYKNPDGQTIAQCQYCGFCERFGCEYGAKSSPIVTVIPTAKQTGNFELRTHANVTEVIYDGNKATGVKYIDLQTGEEFIQPADIVVLTSYVMNNSRLLLNSGIGRPYDPESRTGVIGRNYCYQILPGATAFFEDEKFNTYMGAGSLGATVDNYNGDNFDHSNVNFIHGGSISTTQTGQRPINNNTVPNDIPNWGQQFKSESIKYYHRNLSIGAQGASLPHRNNYLSLDPDYKDIFGDPLLRLTYDFTEQDRNLHSYLTEKCVEIGKEMGADRVEPREISDHYSIVPYQTTHNTGGVIMGGDPETSAVNNYLQMWDVDNLFVVGASAFAHNGGYNPTGTVGALAYRAADGISKYIENKGQLVKANQSSEHV, from the coding sequence GTGGCGACAACATTAGATAAAGTCGAAGTAGTGACAGTCGGAGTCGGTTGGACAGGCGGTATTATTGCCGCGGAACTTGCGAAGAAAGGTGTCAAAGTCGTTGGTCTTGAACGAGGGAAAGAACGGACAACAGAAGATTTTCAACACATTCACGATGAATACCGCTATGCAATCCGATATGAATTGATGCAGGATTTATCAAGGGAAACGATTACATTCCGGAACCATAGAGATGATCGAGCGCTGCCGATGCGTCAGCTGGGTTCCTTCCTGCTTGGTGAAGGACTTGGCGGGGCGGGCATCCACTGGAATGGCCAAACATGGCGGTTTTTACCTTATGACCTAGAGATTAAGTCCATGACTGAGAAAAAATATGGGGCAAATAAGCTGGGAAGCGACTATAACATCCAAGATTGGGGCATCACTTACGATGAACTTGAGCCCTATTTTTATAAGTTCGAACAGACGGCGGGGATAAGCGGTGAGGAAAATGAGTTTAGTGCACCGAGAAATAATCCTTATCCAAATCCTCCCATGAAGGAAACTCCCATTACAAAACGGTTTAAGGATGCAGCTAAAACGTTAAAGCTCAGTCCTTTTCATATGCCGTCGGGGAACATGTCCCAAACGTATAAGAATCCGGACGGTCAAACCATTGCTCAATGTCAGTACTGCGGGTTCTGTGAACGCTTTGGCTGTGAATACGGAGCCAAGTCTTCTCCGATTGTGACTGTGATTCCAACTGCCAAACAAACCGGTAATTTCGAATTACGGACACATGCGAACGTGACTGAGGTTATCTATGACGGCAATAAGGCGACGGGGGTAAAATATATTGATTTGCAAACAGGGGAGGAATTTATTCAGCCTGCTGACATCGTCGTGCTGACGAGCTATGTGATGAACAATTCCCGTTTGCTGTTAAACTCCGGCATTGGCCGTCCTTACGATCCTGAATCCCGCACAGGTGTGATTGGACGGAATTACTGCTATCAGATTCTACCAGGTGCAACAGCCTTTTTTGAAGATGAAAAATTTAACACCTATATGGGAGCGGGGTCGCTCGGAGCTACGGTCGATAATTATAACGGTGATAACTTTGATCACTCCAATGTGAATTTCATTCATGGTGGATCGATTTCAACGACTCAGACAGGACAGCGTCCAATCAATAACAATACGGTTCCCAATGATATACCGAACTGGGGACAACAATTTAAATCCGAGTCGATTAAATACTACCATCGTAACTTATCAATTGGTGCACAGGGTGCTTCTTTGCCCCACCGCAACAATTACTTGAGTCTGGATCCGGATTACAAAGATATTTTTGGAGATCCGCTTCTTCGCTTAACTTATGATTTTACGGAACAAGATCGAAATCTGCACAGTTACCTCACTGAAAAGTGTGTAGAGATTGGAAAAGAGATGGGTGCAGACAGAGTTGAGCCGAGAGAAATCAGTGACCATTACAGTATTGTCCCATATCAAACTACCCATAATACGGGCGGGGTCATCATGGGGGGAGATCCCGAAACCTCTGCGGTAAATAATTATCTCCAAATGTGGGATGTCGACAACTTATTTGTAGTCGGGGCTTCAGCATTCGCGCATAACGGCGGCTACAACCCTACGGGAACAGTTGGTGCCCTGGCGTACCGGGCAGCTGATGGGATTAGTAAATATATTGAAAACAAAGGCCAGTTGGTCAAGGCTAATCAAAGCAGTGAACATGTCTAA
- the tatA gene encoding twin-arginine translocase TatA/TatE family subunit, with protein sequence MGFANIGIPGLIIILVVTLIIFGPKKLPEIGSAFGQTLSEFKKSANSLMNDEENDQKKNGDASEDGKKDHSS encoded by the coding sequence ATGGGCTTTGCAAATATAGGTATACCTGGTTTGATCATTATTTTAGTTGTCACCTTAATCATCTTCGGACCTAAAAAACTACCTGAAATTGGCTCGGCATTTGGACAGACATTATCAGAGTTCAAAAAATCAGCAAACAGTCTGATGAATGATGAAGAGAATGATCAGAAGAAAAATGGCGATGCCTCAGAAGATGGAAAAAAAGATCATTCATCTTAA
- the tatC gene encoding twin-arginine translocase subunit TatC, with translation MQEAHLDKQVVEEDEQTLVEHITDLRKAIISSLIFFGVCFIGILVTINYVIPFVTDGNKLVMLGPLDVVRFYTGIAGSLSLGFSAPFIGYQAWKFVKPAMTTKESKTALSFIPGILISFLTGIAFGFFIVFPTVYGFLMGIGAQNFEMMITAKEYFSFMLMTTIPLGFLFEVPLLLMFLTAIGIVTPSKLRQIRKYGYLVMAVVSALITPPDLLSQLIVLVPLIVLYELGIILSNVVFQRKWEKKEQ, from the coding sequence ATGCAAGAAGCACACTTAGATAAACAGGTAGTGGAGGAAGATGAACAGACACTGGTCGAACACATCACTGACTTGAGAAAAGCGATTATTAGTTCGCTGATCTTTTTTGGCGTTTGTTTTATTGGTATACTGGTGACCATCAATTACGTCATCCCCTTTGTGACAGACGGGAACAAACTAGTGATGCTAGGACCACTGGACGTCGTCAGGTTTTATACAGGAATCGCCGGAAGTCTGAGTTTAGGCTTCTCGGCTCCATTTATAGGTTATCAAGCTTGGAAATTCGTTAAACCTGCTATGACAACGAAAGAAAGCAAGACAGCTCTCTCGTTTATCCCGGGCATTTTAATTAGTTTTCTAACAGGGATCGCTTTTGGCTTTTTCATCGTGTTTCCGACTGTCTATGGGTTTCTAATGGGGATTGGAGCGCAAAATTTCGAGATGATGATTACAGCTAAAGAATATTTCTCTTTTATGCTGATGACCACAATCCCTCTTGGCTTTTTGTTTGAAGTACCGCTTTTACTTATGTTTCTGACAGCCATCGGGATCGTAACCCCAAGTAAACTGAGGCAGATAAGGAAGTATGGTTATCTTGTGATGGCAGTTGTTTCAGCCTTGATTACACCCCCTGATCTTCTATCTCAACTCATAGTGCTTGTCCCTTTGATTGTGTTATACGAGCTGGGGATAATCCTTTCGAATGTAGTGTTCCAGCGTAAGTGGGAAAAGAAAGAGCAATAA
- a CDS encoding penicillin acylase family protein, producing MKRWKKVSLILGMIVLIMVVGVFIFVNGYINRSLPEISGEINLEGLHGRVTVTRDEHGVPHIMASNGHDLFMAQGFVQAQDRLFQMELSRRQASGTLSEVIGESTLEQDKYFRTLGLRRAAEASLPKYSEEAKQSLQAFAEGVNAYMGKATEENSLPPGFAFMGIEPEPWTPVDSLTIGKYMAFDLGGHWERQAFNYYLLNEFPEAKALELFPTYPDEAPTIINDAETVNVAASFKEAVIPPEFNGSNNWVLSGERTASGFPLLADDPHLGLATPSIWYQMHLNSPQYQVSGVIFAGIPGIILGHNEEIAWGVTNVGPDVQQLYVEKRNPEDPDEFLFEGEWEQAEVISEPIKVKGGETIDYKVLETRHGPVISEFAEKSGEDVVMSLRWTALDPTTELEAVLEINRASNWQEFEEGLEKFLAPAQNFVFASKDGTIAYKANGRIPIYEDGDDALLPLRGWEQEDAWQGFIPFDELPTTVNPDKGYLASANNKVVNESYPYHISHNWAQPYRYQRSVEMIEGQEVHTMDTMKAMQLDVKNLQAVEFLPYMLKVAENGENEAEQTALNLLGEWEYQDLHNLPQPLIFHTWLENIEDTLYNEAIPKDMQELFHGMGQTTDELLRDVRNGGSSIWMEEAGGIEQVLQKSFSVTINELTEQFGENPKEWKWGESHAVEFTHPLSSIAILERFYNPGDPVPVSGSRVTVRAAGYNDKGIVNHGASWRYVIDLANPTAADHVVGPGQSGHFRSKWYQDQADDWVNGKYHTTDMDDFTGDVLQLMP from the coding sequence ATGAAACGGTGGAAAAAGGTAAGTCTGATTTTGGGAATGATCGTGCTGATCATGGTAGTCGGGGTATTCATTTTTGTAAACGGTTACATAAACCGCAGTCTTCCTGAAATTTCCGGGGAAATAAACCTCGAAGGACTTCATGGGAGGGTGACCGTGACAAGGGACGAACATGGCGTCCCGCATATTATGGCCAGCAACGGCCATGATCTGTTTATGGCACAGGGATTTGTGCAAGCCCAGGATCGTCTGTTTCAGATGGAGCTTTCGAGAAGGCAGGCATCAGGAACGTTAAGTGAAGTGATTGGGGAGTCAACACTTGAGCAAGATAAATATTTCAGAACACTGGGACTGCGGAGAGCGGCTGAAGCTTCTCTGCCTAAGTACTCGGAGGAAGCGAAACAGAGTTTGCAGGCTTTTGCGGAAGGTGTAAATGCCTACATGGGAAAGGCTACGGAGGAAAACAGTCTGCCGCCTGGATTTGCGTTCATGGGGATCGAACCAGAGCCGTGGACACCTGTTGATTCGTTAACCATTGGCAAATACATGGCCTTTGATTTAGGAGGACATTGGGAGCGACAAGCGTTTAATTACTATTTGCTCAACGAGTTTCCTGAAGCAAAAGCCCTTGAGTTATTTCCAACTTACCCTGATGAAGCCCCTACGATCATAAATGATGCCGAGACCGTCAATGTGGCAGCAAGTTTCAAGGAAGCGGTCATCCCGCCAGAGTTTAATGGCAGCAACAACTGGGTGCTCAGTGGTGAACGAACAGCTTCAGGATTTCCGCTGTTAGCTGATGATCCTCACTTAGGTCTGGCTACACCGTCGATATGGTATCAAATGCATTTAAATTCACCACAGTATCAAGTGTCAGGGGTGATTTTTGCCGGGATTCCAGGAATTATTCTCGGCCATAATGAGGAGATCGCCTGGGGTGTAACAAATGTCGGCCCTGATGTGCAGCAGCTTTATGTAGAAAAAAGAAATCCAGAAGATCCAGATGAGTTTCTGTTTGAAGGAGAATGGGAGCAAGCTGAAGTCATTTCAGAGCCTATTAAAGTAAAGGGCGGGGAAACTATTGATTATAAGGTCCTGGAAACACGGCATGGTCCCGTAATTAGCGAATTTGCTGAGAAAAGCGGTGAAGACGTGGTGATGTCGCTGCGCTGGACAGCACTTGATCCGACCACTGAGCTGGAGGCTGTGTTAGAAATAAACCGAGCTAGCAACTGGCAGGAGTTTGAAGAAGGTTTGGAAAAGTTCCTCGCCCCTGCGCAGAATTTTGTTTTCGCTTCTAAAGATGGAACAATTGCCTACAAAGCAAATGGACGAATTCCTATTTATGAAGATGGAGATGATGCATTGCTGCCGCTAAGAGGTTGGGAACAGGAGGACGCATGGCAGGGTTTTATCCCATTTGATGAACTGCCAACGACTGTTAATCCTGATAAAGGCTATCTTGCATCGGCCAATAATAAAGTGGTTAATGAATCGTATCCCTATCATATTAGTCATAACTGGGCCCAGCCTTATCGTTATCAACGGAGCGTGGAGATGATCGAGGGGCAGGAAGTTCATACGATGGATACTATGAAGGCGATGCAGCTGGACGTCAAAAACTTACAAGCTGTTGAGTTTTTACCGTATATGTTAAAAGTGGCAGAGAACGGTGAGAACGAAGCTGAGCAAACAGCCTTGAATTTACTGGGGGAATGGGAGTATCAAGACCTCCATAACTTACCACAGCCTTTGATATTTCACACATGGTTGGAAAACATAGAGGACACACTTTACAATGAAGCGATTCCGAAAGACATGCAGGAACTTTTTCACGGTATGGGGCAAACGACAGATGAATTACTAAGGGACGTAAGGAATGGCGGTAGTTCAATCTGGATGGAAGAGGCCGGCGGGATCGAACAAGTACTGCAGAAGTCTTTTTCTGTAACGATCAACGAATTAACTGAGCAATTTGGAGAGAATCCAAAGGAGTGGAAATGGGGAGAAAGTCACGCTGTTGAGTTCACCCATCCACTTTCAAGCATTGCAATCCTGGAACGATTTTATAATCCTGGCGACCCTGTGCCTGTTAGTGGAAGCCGAGTGACCGTACGGGCAGCTGGTTATAATGATAAAGGAATCGTTAACCACGGAGCGTCTTGGCGTTATGTGATTGATTTAGCGAATCCGACAGCCGCAGACCATGTGGTTGGACCAGGTCAATCTGGCCATTTCCGCAGTAAATGGTATCAGGATCAGGCTGATGATTGGGTAAACGGCAAATACCATACGACAGATATGGACGATTTTACGGGAGACGTATTGCAGTTAATGCCGTAA
- a CDS encoding helix-turn-helix domain-containing protein — protein MNIETLRNLQPFPTKKELDLRVRAFLYHHKPALSEGTLAILKYIWRHSVKYPGVSFAKVETIQNKTSKSRSTVIRAINCLEKKGLLSRVPTIRPNGKRGVNILVFREDGTEILPEPENRPEIPVAAEPPCEPVHIEKTQPEAETVVNKDDQVNSNDSLFLPAYIPESFISVSRPFLSPHEILSAWKGALNAYKYVNLTYPIEWYLEQINQTFKQAVFAKREGTIKKNFLGYFYGGLKQTFTQAVRKEVMADSSNLYYDWLEG, from the coding sequence ATGAATATAGAAACTCTTCGCAACCTCCAACCATTTCCCACAAAAAAAGAACTAGACCTTCGTGTACGAGCCTTCCTGTATCATCATAAACCAGCCCTATCAGAAGGAACACTTGCTATTCTGAAATACATATGGCGTCATTCTGTAAAATATCCTGGCGTTTCTTTTGCGAAAGTGGAAACCATTCAGAACAAGACCAGCAAAAGCCGCAGCACAGTGATTCGCGCTATTAATTGCCTGGAAAAGAAAGGATTACTCTCCCGCGTACCGACCATTCGGCCAAATGGCAAGCGTGGCGTCAATATCCTCGTGTTTCGTGAAGATGGCACTGAAATTCTCCCTGAACCTGAAAACAGACCAGAGATTCCTGTGGCAGCAGAACCCCCTTGCGAACCTGTCCACATAGAAAAAACGCAGCCTGAAGCTGAAACCGTAGTGAACAAGGATGACCAGGTCAACAGTAACGATTCTCTCTTTCTACCAGCCTACATCCCGGAATCCTTTATTAGCGTTTCCCGTCCCTTTTTATCTCCACATGAAATTTTGTCAGCATGGAAAGGCGCATTAAATGCATACAAGTATGTAAATCTTACCTATCCGATTGAATGGTACCTCGAACAGATTAATCAGACCTTTAAACAAGCGGTTTTCGCGAAACGAGAAGGCACCATTAAGAAAAACTTCCTCGGGTATTTTTACGGTGGATTGAAGCAAACCTTTACCCAAGCGGTTCGTAAGGAAGTGATGGCCGACAGTTCGAACCTTTATTACGACTGGTTAGAGGGCTAG
- the nfsA gene encoding oxygen-insensitive NADPH nitroreductase, which produces MNETIETLLNHRSIRKFTDKKLTDEQIHTIIKAAQQASTSSYMMAYTIIGITDPDKKAALAEVSGHPHVTQNGHLLIFCADLKRPVAQATSEQYEATRANLENSEHFLVAAIDAALAAQNAAIAAESMGLGMCYLGSIRNNLARTDEILELPKHVIPLFGMAIGTPDHQPELKPRLPISAVYAENEYPAYEEDVAAFDQELADYYESRSTNNRKDTWSEQMIRRFAKPMRMDVTELVQKKGFNKR; this is translated from the coding sequence ATGAATGAAACGATTGAAACCCTATTAAACCACCGCAGCATTCGTAAATTTACCGATAAAAAATTAACCGATGAACAAATCCATACGATTATTAAAGCTGCCCAGCAGGCATCCACCTCAAGCTATATGATGGCTTATACAATCATAGGGATTACCGATCCCGACAAGAAAGCTGCCCTGGCTGAGGTTAGCGGCCACCCGCACGTTACCCAAAATGGTCATCTGTTAATTTTTTGCGCCGATCTGAAAAGGCCCGTTGCACAGGCCACGAGTGAACAATATGAAGCCACGCGTGCGAACTTAGAAAATAGTGAGCATTTCTTAGTCGCAGCGATTGACGCAGCCCTTGCGGCTCAGAATGCAGCCATTGCTGCAGAATCTATGGGGCTTGGCATGTGTTACCTCGGAAGTATTCGCAATAACTTAGCACGAACCGATGAAATACTCGAGCTGCCAAAACACGTCATTCCTTTGTTCGGGATGGCCATTGGAACGCCGGATCATCAGCCTGAGTTGAAACCGCGCTTGCCGATTTCGGCGGTTTATGCAGAAAATGAGTACCCAGCATATGAAGAAGATGTGGCAGCATTCGATCAAGAGCTCGCCGACTATTACGAATCCCGGTCTACTAATAACCGCAAGGATACGTGGTCTGAACAAATGATCCGTCGCTTCGCTAAACCGATGCGCATGGACGTTACGGAACTTGTGCAGAAGAAAGGGTTTAATAAAAGATAA
- a CDS encoding penicillin-binding transpeptidase domain-containing protein: MRSALVSLLIIVCIGLVGCSEQPNPETTFKKYMKAWENQEYEDMYALLGEESKAQVKKEEFVERYKTIYEGIQMNNLKVTYSLPEGDVEYKPEEPPSFDYSVNMDTLAGSIEFSHQAKLTFEEGEDSDAWMMTWDPSMIFAGMEKGDEISAQVLKPERGEIFGVNGQELAVNGTVVSVGLVPDWMEDDREQVKEKLAELLDISVETINEKLDQSWVQTTSFVPLASIQSDNEELIEKIRPLNGTKFQEKNARVYPLGKAAAHLTGYVGSITAEQLKERKDQGYTSTSTIGKAGLELVLEDKLRGKAGGVVAIVGSEGDQREVLAKQEAVDGKDVTLTIDAEVQKSVYNQLKGNAGSSAALHPQTGEVMALVSTPAYDPNQFILGMTSEQYSELQNDPQKPMTNRFNNTYAPGSTFKPITAAIGLETGIIDPAEEMSIPDRSFSKEGWGDYSVNRVESANVDKSVNLRDALVRSDNIYFARTILEIGGETFLKEAKDFGFSEEIPFLYPITSSQITGEDGFGNEIELADTGYGQGEVEMSTLHLALTYTPFVTNGTLLDPVLIKDEEASVAWHENVVSEKTAKTIRKDLKEVVNNPEGSGYEPQVEGLSLAGKTGTAELKKSQDAEGQENGWFVAWNTDDPRLLVAMMIEDVQNGSHEVVPKVKNVFKEQLQ; the protein is encoded by the coding sequence ATGAGAAGCGCATTGGTATCACTATTGATTATCGTATGCATAGGACTTGTCGGCTGTTCCGAACAGCCTAATCCTGAGACCACCTTTAAAAAGTATATGAAAGCATGGGAAAATCAAGAATATGAAGACATGTACGCATTGCTTGGAGAAGAGTCCAAGGCTCAGGTTAAAAAAGAGGAATTTGTTGAACGTTACAAGACAATTTATGAAGGTATCCAGATGAATAACCTCAAGGTTACATATAGTTTGCCCGAGGGAGACGTTGAGTATAAACCAGAAGAACCCCCTAGCTTTGATTACAGTGTCAATATGGATACGCTGGCGGGGTCCATTGAATTTTCCCATCAAGCCAAGCTTACGTTTGAAGAAGGGGAAGATTCGGACGCATGGATGATGACCTGGGATCCGTCGATGATTTTTGCCGGGATGGAAAAAGGGGACGAAATCTCCGCTCAAGTGCTGAAGCCTGAACGTGGGGAAATATTTGGTGTAAATGGTCAGGAGCTTGCCGTGAATGGCACAGTTGTGAGTGTTGGACTTGTGCCGGACTGGATGGAAGATGATCGCGAGCAAGTGAAGGAAAAGCTGGCAGAACTGTTAGACATTTCGGTTGAAACGATTAACGAGAAGCTTGATCAATCGTGGGTTCAAACCACATCTTTTGTGCCCCTAGCTTCTATCCAAAGTGATAATGAAGAGTTAATTGAAAAAATACGTCCATTGAATGGCACGAAGTTTCAAGAAAAAAACGCACGCGTCTATCCTTTAGGAAAAGCAGCCGCGCATTTAACCGGCTATGTCGGATCGATTACAGCTGAGCAGCTGAAAGAAAGGAAAGATCAAGGATATACGTCTACAAGCACGATTGGAAAAGCGGGCCTTGAGCTTGTGCTTGAGGACAAACTGCGAGGTAAGGCAGGAGGAGTCGTTGCGATTGTGGGTAGTGAAGGCGATCAGCGTGAAGTGTTAGCGAAACAGGAAGCTGTGGATGGAAAAGATGTGACACTGACGATTGATGCAGAGGTCCAGAAGTCGGTTTACAATCAATTAAAAGGCAATGCAGGATCTTCGGCGGCACTCCACCCGCAAACGGGAGAGGTAATGGCGCTTGTCAGTACACCTGCATATGATCCTAATCAGTTTATTCTAGGCATGACATCTGAACAGTATTCCGAATTACAAAATGATCCGCAGAAGCCAATGACGAATCGTTTTAATAATACGTATGCTCCCGGCTCTACCTTCAAGCCAATTACGGCTGCGATTGGTTTAGAGACGGGAATCATTGATCCAGCTGAAGAGATGTCGATTCCTGATCGTTCCTTCTCTAAAGAAGGCTGGGGAGATTATTCTGTAAACAGGGTCGAGAGTGCAAACGTTGATAAATCTGTTAACCTGCGGGATGCGTTAGTTCGATCGGATAATATTTATTTTGCCCGCACGATTCTTGAAATTGGCGGGGAAACCTTCTTGAAAGAAGCGAAAGACTTTGGGTTCTCAGAAGAAATCCCTTTCCTTTATCCGATCACATCTTCGCAAATTACAGGGGAAGATGGATTTGGTAATGAAATTGAGCTGGCTGATACGGGGTACGGACAAGGTGAAGTGGAAATGAGCACTTTACACCTTGCTCTAACCTATACTCCGTTTGTGACAAATGGGACTCTGCTTGATCCCGTTCTGATTAAAGACGAGGAAGCAAGTGTGGCCTGGCATGAAAATGTTGTGTCAGAGAAAACTGCTAAGACTATTCGTAAAGACTTGAAGGAAGTGGTCAATAACCCGGAAGGTTCGGGATACGAACCACAGGTTGAAGGATTAAGCCTGGCAGGAAAGACAGGGACAGCAGAGCTGAAGAAATCTCAAGATGCCGAGGGACAAGAAAACGGCTGGTTTGTCGCCTGGAATACGGACGATCCTCGTTTGCTTGTTGCGATGATGATTGAAGATGTACAAAACGGCAGTCATGAAGTTGTTCCAAAAGTAAAAAATGTATTTAAAGAACAGCTGCAATAG
- the rsgA gene encoding ribosome small subunit-dependent GTPase A: MNHFFVHDFFTQQAEEDALIGRITRASQEIYTVRTETNSYTGTVSGKFRYEAEQSRLWPAIGDWVIYERYDQDKARIHQVLNRRTVLSRKAAGTGNDEQIIAANVDVVFIVTSLTKEFNIQRIERYVMQVYESGARPVIVCTKQDLCSDVMAKIAHIERHAPGVPVYTVNSLDGSGVNVLEQELTAGETISLIGSSGVGKSTLLNRLLGEEIQQTKQVREEDGRGRHTTTHRELFSLPNGTVVIDTPGMRELQLWGESANVDATFSDIEHLSRQCKFRDCSHDKEPGCAVAKALEANELSPDRLKNYNKMLREVERLNLKDKYGTHRTNRILHGPNSKKA; the protein is encoded by the coding sequence GTGAATCATTTTTTTGTACATGACTTTTTTACGCAACAAGCAGAGGAAGACGCTCTAATCGGGCGAATTACGAGGGCATCGCAAGAGATTTATACCGTACGGACAGAGACAAACTCTTATACCGGAACCGTCTCGGGAAAATTCCGATATGAGGCGGAGCAATCGCGTTTGTGGCCTGCCATAGGGGATTGGGTCATTTATGAACGGTATGATCAGGATAAGGCCAGAATTCATCAAGTATTAAACAGACGCACGGTTTTATCACGTAAAGCCGCTGGAACGGGAAATGATGAACAAATTATCGCGGCAAACGTGGATGTCGTGTTTATTGTGACGTCATTGACCAAGGAATTTAACATCCAACGCATCGAGCGTTATGTAATGCAGGTCTATGAAAGCGGGGCAAGACCGGTAATTGTTTGCACAAAACAGGACCTATGTTCCGATGTGATGGCGAAAATTGCTCACATTGAGCGTCATGCTCCCGGCGTCCCCGTCTATACCGTTAACAGTCTGGATGGCAGTGGAGTTAATGTGCTGGAACAAGAATTGACAGCAGGCGAAACGATCTCACTAATAGGGTCCTCAGGTGTTGGAAAATCGACACTCCTGAATCGGCTGTTAGGTGAAGAAATTCAGCAAACGAAACAAGTAAGGGAAGAAGATGGCCGCGGCCGACATACAACTACACACCGCGAGTTATTTTCGCTGCCTAACGGGACAGTTGTCATCGACACACCAGGGATGAGGGAACTGCAGCTCTGGGGCGAATCGGCCAATGTGGATGCAACTTTTTCAGACATCGAACACTTGAGCCGGCAGTGTAAATTCCGTGATTGTTCGCACGACAAGGAACCAGGCTGCGCCGTGGCGAAAGCGCTCGAAGCTAATGAGCTGTCTCCTGATCGTTTGAAAAATTACAACAAAATGCTTCGTGAAGTGGAACGATTGAATTTGAAGGATAAATACGGTACTCATCGAACGAATCGGATTCTCCATGGACCTAATAGTAAGAAAGCGTAA